The Rhodocytophaga rosea genome has a segment encoding these proteins:
- a CDS encoding UDP-N-acetylmuramate--L-alanine ligase — protein MESIERQRVHFIAVGGSAMHNLAIALHDKNLIVTGSDDEIYEPSKSRLQNRGILPQEIGWFPDKLDNTIDAVILGMHARPDNPELQRAKELGLPVYSYPEYIYQQSVDKQRIVIAGSHGKTTITSMILHVLKHFNRKFDYLVGAQIEGFETMVKLSEDAPIIVIEGDEYLSSPIDRRPKFLHYKHHIGLVSGIAWDHINVYPTFEDYVRQFDLFADSTPKGGTLVYDETDDLVAVICRKEREDVFSQEYATHKHKIADGQTYLVTEHGDVPVQVFGEHNMRNLNGARMVLSRIGISDKQFYEAIQTFRGAANRLEIVAKNNSTVIFKDFAHAPSKLEATTKAVKEQFPNRQLVACMELHTFSSLNKEFLKQYKDTFNTAEESIVYYSPKTLAHKKMPELTENDVRTAFNNKNLIVFTENEALQKFLLQKNWQNKNLLLMSSGNYNGLDLKQLSSQILNN, from the coding sequence ATGGAGTCTATCGAAAGACAAAGAGTACACTTTATAGCCGTTGGTGGCAGTGCAATGCATAATCTGGCCATTGCCTTACACGATAAAAATCTTATAGTAACCGGTTCGGACGATGAAATTTACGAACCTTCTAAAAGCCGCCTGCAAAATCGTGGCATTCTTCCACAGGAAATTGGCTGGTTTCCCGATAAACTCGACAATACCATAGATGCAGTAATCCTTGGTATGCATGCCCGTCCGGATAATCCGGAACTGCAACGGGCCAAAGAATTAGGTTTGCCAGTATATTCGTATCCGGAATATATTTACCAGCAAAGTGTAGATAAGCAACGGATTGTGATTGCTGGCAGTCATGGAAAAACTACGATTACCTCCATGATTCTGCATGTGCTCAAACATTTTAACCGCAAGTTTGATTACCTGGTGGGGGCTCAGATCGAAGGTTTTGAAACAATGGTAAAACTCTCGGAAGATGCGCCCATTATTGTGATTGAAGGCGATGAATACTTATCCTCGCCCATCGACCGCCGGCCTAAGTTTTTGCATTACAAACACCACATTGGTCTTGTAAGTGGTATTGCCTGGGATCATATCAATGTATACCCTACGTTTGAAGATTATGTGCGCCAGTTTGATCTGTTCGCTGATTCAACCCCCAAAGGCGGTACGTTAGTGTATGACGAAACCGATGACCTGGTAGCCGTGATCTGCCGTAAAGAACGGGAAGATGTATTCAGCCAGGAATATGCAACCCACAAACATAAAATTGCAGACGGTCAAACCTATCTGGTAACAGAACACGGAGATGTGCCGGTTCAGGTGTTTGGCGAACATAATATGCGCAATTTGAATGGAGCCAGAATGGTACTTTCCCGAATTGGCATCAGCGATAAGCAATTTTACGAAGCCATTCAAACATTCAGAGGCGCTGCTAACCGCCTGGAAATTGTGGCTAAAAATAATTCTACCGTAATTTTTAAAGATTTCGCCCATGCACCTTCCAAACTGGAAGCTACCACGAAAGCGGTAAAAGAGCAGTTTCCCAACCGCCAGCTGGTAGCTTGTATGGAACTGCATACCTTCAGCAGCCTGAATAAAGAATTTTTGAAACAATATAAAGATACCTTCAATACGGCTGAAGAGTCTATTGTCTACTACAGCCCAAAAACGCTGGCACATAAAAAAATGCCTGAACTTACAGAAAATGATGTCCGGACAGCTTTTAACAATAAAAACCTGATTGTATTCACTGAAAACGAAGCCCTTCAGAAATTCCTGCTGCAAAAAAACTGGCAAAACAAAAACCTGCTGCTGATGAGCTCAGGCAACTATAACGGATTAGACCTCAAACAACTTAGCAGCCAAATATTGAATAATTAA